The Diorhabda carinulata isolate Delta chromosome 4, icDioCari1.1, whole genome shotgun sequence genomic interval ACACGCCTATAATTTAGGCTGCAGCGTCGATTTATTTGTAACAATTATATACAGTAGAATCCGTCATTACATACAAAgcgtttcgtgaaaaaaaacttttatgtaaatatatatgtaCTTAAGTATTTTAATAGAGAAACATAGTAAacatattaaatcaaaattaaaattgcaCGTAATAAGTACTAACGATACATGtgtttactatttttcaatttttaatataagtaaTCTGTAATTATTTGTCTCtgcttttgttttttaattttattgtaacaaCAATCTCTAATACTATTGTGTATAGAAGACATCGCTATAGTCAAATTATCATTTCCAATATTGCTATGAACAAATCGTGATAGTAATTCTGCAGCCTTTAATGCCTCTTCTGCGGTAGGACTTCCTCTTCCCCATCACTTTCGAGTTGTTCCTTAGCATTAATGTTCTGTACGATATTTTCATCAGTGGGTTCTTCGGATGTGAGGAGAGCGCGATGTCAACATAACCTTCCCACATTTCCGGTGCTGCTAAAGAATCTGAATTTAGGTTTCGTGACAACAAAGATAAAGGGACGTCATCTGCTTCATCAAATTCATGAACAGGCAAACCGTCGTGGTTCTCAATGAATCCTACATGTTTGAAACAGTTGTGAATGGTACTTTGTGGCATTTTGTTCCAAGCATCATTAACCATCAGACTTGCATATAGCACcgttatttttgtaaaagagtTGCTTTTATTAGCATCAAGACAATTAATCATTTTGAGCACAAGGTTCTTTCTAAAATTCGTTTTGAATGATCGGGTTATTCCCTGATCATTTGGCTGTAGTACTGATGTAATCGGCGGAAGGAAAGCGAGTATTATAGATTTTAAATCAGTAACTTTTGGATGTGCCGAGCAATTATCAACagcaaaaaaatctttttcttcttcttcaccaGATCACGATACCAATCTCGaagccatttttcaaaaagttccGACACTTCTAAAACATCTTGGTTTTTGCGTCATTCCAATAATGAGCAATTTCTCTTTCTCTGTGCCGCTCATATTTGCTGCTACCGTGACAGTTATTCTATCTTTCGACAACTTGCCTCCACTTCAATTCTCACctttaaattttaaagttttgtcCGGCATTAATTTGTAAAACAGTCCGATTTCATCCGAATTAAATATCTCATCATCAGAAAAGTGTCGTAGATTCGGCCACACAGATGTCAACAGACTATTTTTCCCGTCACAAGATTATGTTGAACTTTAAAACGACTTATTCAGCTTGCAGAACAATTGAAGTCGAGAATACCAAAACGTGCGATAAAAACATTTGCCTTTTCCTGTAGCATAGGTCCGCTGATAGGTATTCCTTTGTTTCTCGTGATTTTAAACCACTCTCTCAACCCTTCCGTTCTGCTCTGGCGTGTGTACATTCGTAAATGGGTGAAAGAATCCCAACTTGTCCATCATTTGTTTGGTTTTTGCATTTTTCAGTTCAGTGCCATTATCAGATCTCAGACTCTTCACTCTCCTCTCTAGCTGAGTTTCAGCAAGTCTCAGGTAGCTTCCAATCTCCTCAGGGGCCTCACTTTTCGTCTGCATAAAGTAACAGCTTCGGTAGTGGGTGAAGTCAACCTTAAACATGAGCCAATACTTGGTGCCTCCTAGCGACGGGATGTTCATCTCTCCAGACAAGATCTAATGGCTGCTGGGCTGTCTTGGGGGTGTGAGGATCGATGCTGCTTGCCATATGCACACCCTGTGCACACATAATCATTGTAGTCATCAGCATATTTTATTCCTTTCCTTTTCCGTATGTCCTTCACATACTATACATTTTGAGGGGCGAGTCTCTCGTGCCACACTTTGATCGACTGGACTATCAGACTTGTCTCGTCTTCTCTCCTGAGCATCATTTTGTAGAGATTTCCTTTACACTTTGCAATTGCCACAATTTCCCTGCCATCTGGACTATAGAATATTGAGTCGTTTTCGTTTGCCTTCTGTACATGTCCCTTGTCTACTGAGAAAAGATTAAAGTTGAGATTATTTGGTACGTAGATCACATCCTCAAGTACCATTGTATACCACTTCTGACCATCCAAAGCCTGGTTGAGTTTCCAATCACAATTGGAATTACAATGGTTTGTACAGCTCGACAAGCTGTTTGTTTTCATCATCACGGGATTCGCATTCTCTTGCAAAGTGTCCTGTCTTTTTACAGATATTGCATGAGTATTTCTTCTTGCAGTAGGCAATGTATTTCGCTTTGCCTTTGTACTCCTTGATCACGTGACCTGTCTTTCTACATTTGTAACATGCGAACGATGACTTGTCCTATTTGCTTGTATGACGACTTTCCTTGTTTCTCACGTTTTGCCATTAGAGCGTTGCTGGTGCTGTCCTCTGCATTTGTCGACGTTTCgatatgaaataaatgattttttattaaagtaacaTTGATTTAAAAAACGTAAAACAACATATTGTATCATATATAATGTATGTCAATACTTCTCTGTAAACCACATTAGCACAACAGACTCTAATAGGGAATTGCattcttttaaaatgaaaagGGTAGTCTGAAGGTATAAGGGGTATGCGTGGTATAAAGACTGATTCCCCTCTGGCACATCCGGTTATAATTGTAGCCTCGAGTGAGAGATATTTTTacgaaacaaaattattatttctgaaaaCGGTCTCCTTCACATTATGAAATAATCATATATTTATGCAGAATTGGCTGCGTAATAAGCTGGAAActcaatttcatattaaaccctttttaaagaaatttccaaaaacggaGAAATCAGTTTTTAGATATGCACACGGGACCCATTTCTAAGAAAGAATCGTTTTGATATCTCATTTCGTCATGAAGAATTGCTAAATGTATGGttccgtaataaaaatttttgttcaacccTTTGAACTCTTTCCAAGTCGAATTTTGGAAATCgcagaaatttgtttttaggtACTTGTACGGAGAATGTTTTAGTGCAAAAACGAAGTCGATATCTCAATTAGTGGCctagaaaaacgaaaaaatcgaatttgcaaACATACCCCGTTTTACCCctttaaaatcgaaaattcGCAAAATCCTATCTTAGCGCACCTCTACACACCGATACAAACATACCCTCAAAATTTCatgtctctatctttaatagccTTGACTGGGCGTTGACGAGTGAATAAATCAGTCAGTCAGGACATCCTCTTTTATAGACAtagataatatataaaaaacaatattattaaattgattgattcaataattttgctaatcatattttaaataaatcatattgTATTTTACGAAACAGGCAGGAAATTATATTCATTGTAAATCACATGCGGCCTTATGAATGTGAACTTCAACTGGTAAATTCAATAACCatgtaaataaaacatatagatATGTCTTTCcatcaaatattacttttggaatcaaaagaaaattttataacaagTATACAACATACATTATACTTCACATTTCgattccaacgtgacgtcaCATGAGTATGTGTATTGTGctatataatcaataaaattcttCTTCTCCGATCAAATCAGTCaaggaaattataaaatatttctagcaAGGTACACATACACAAAGAGAACAAAAAGTGAAGATACATTCTTTGGAATTGATATTCACAAATAGTGATAGGATAActtgaaatatacaaaaattatcgtTTAAAATTAtccaatatattcaaaaaaaaaggttacTTCTATAATATACGAAAATCAATCCCAGCTAAGTGGATTTGGGTAAATATCTTGGGACAAGgagttattttagaaaaaagaagaagaattgtcACAGGTACATACCATCATAGACAAACTATGTCTATGCATTGTACATTATGGGCGaaggttgaaaatatttaattaattattcttatGAAGATATGATACATACCGTTACAGCAAGTAGCATTTGGACCCAATAGAACAGGTACGCTTTTCACgtcatatttaatttaattattaaaaaaaccgGTTAATGTGTTTTAGCCTACGGTTTATAAATGGAAAGTTAAGTTAAATTTCAAATACTTGTATCCAGTTcgatcaaaaaatttgaaaacaaaatgctTCAGACCATAAATGAAACTTACATAGAACTTAATTCAGTACcaacaaaaatatcaacaataggTAAAACCATTGGAGATGCTTTTGAAGTTGGTGAAAATCTAGTTATAATAATACCAGGCAATCCAGGGATTAATAGTTTCTATGATAAATTTGCAAAAAgaattcatgaaaaattgaaatgttctGTTTGGTGTGTAGGACATGCTGGGCATAATTTATCACAGCCTTTGAAAACTGTACCAAATTACAAGGATAATACTGACCTTTATGGATTAAAAGGTCAAGTTCAAAATAAAGTAAGTACTTGATATAAATTGATTCCTCCATCtctcatttatttaatatatcaacgttttttctttttttaaggtAGATTTCTTTGCAAAATATATTCCAGAAAATGCAAAGATTCATCTTATAGGACATTCCATTGGTTCTTACATGGTACTAGAACTTCTAGAAAATCCTTCTTTATCAAAACGAATAAATCATTCATATTTACTTTTTCCAACCATAGAAAACATGGCTAATAGTAAGAATggtaaaatattaacaaattatgttaaatatgTGGTATGGTTGGCAGTTCTTTTATCAGGACTATTTATGATATTCCCAAGATTTATCCAAACTGCCTTGATACATGCATATATGAGGGTAGTAGGTATACCAAATTATAACTGTGAGAACATAAGACAACTGATTAAACCAAGTGTTTTGAAAAGAGTATTTCACTTGGCTTATGAAGAAATGGATCAAGTATTGGAAAGAAATAATCTTAGCATTAAGAACAATgagacaaaaattaatttactttaTGGTAAATTTGATGGTTGGACACCAATgagttattataataatattaaaactgattttccaaatattaatgCTGAAGTTACGACAATTAATCATGCTTTTGTTCTAAAAAGTAGTTATGAAGTAGCTGATATCGTTAGTGAAAAGATAACTAATCCAGGTAAGTAAAATCAATACCGTCTCTATGCATAAGCTTAGGAGGTCCAGGCTCTggaataatagtgaaaaaaataatctatgGGATTCatatctttataaaatatatgaggattACTATGGAATAAAAGTGATTGTAGTAAAAACAACTTGACTTATTTGACTCCGGTAATGGTAGTATCTCGTTCAAAATCTTTGAATTTTTATCAGAacattttactttttctttgGTACAATGGTATGTTTCAATTGGATCtgcataaaaaaatacttgagATAAATGTTTGTAGAAATAATTGTCTAACAATACAATTAAGGCAagcatcatttctcatatacgtATTCTTACTCCTGCCCTTGTTATATAAtactaacaaatattttcacgaaaattaacagcttttattaaaataattacctGTTTCATACACTTCTATACAGTTCTGTTAAGGCTCACCAATTTTCAGCATTTTATCACTTACTTATGTAATACAATGCAAACTTtctattttcaacttttttatttctgttgataGCTTTTTCTGAGCACcactttgatattttcattttgatgtaaacatgttttaaattattaaacaaactttggaattACAGTTATTACTGAAGTTACTGGTTTTGTTACAGAAAAGTGTAACCTGGCATAAGAAGCTTCTACAAGATGCAACAAATCCAGATGAAGCCCTACTATAGTGTATGTGTTGTGGATACCTAATTGAGTGGcggtaaattaaaaaaagtagcAGATATATTcagaactaaaatatttttttgatacagAAACACCTAACCAAGgtgatgtaaaaaataaaaaccgtcAATTATGTCTGTGTCCATAGGTGGTGGTACGCAAggatatttaaatatatttgtctCCGATTCATTTCctatgttttaattatattttctatgttttgtcTACGTTGTAGTTACATATGtgctaattaaaaaaaattaattgagaaaacaattaattacattatttatttcttaaatattttaaatataaaaaataagttgataaaatttaatgGGAAATACATAGATTAAGGTATAACACTCTTATGGAGTATCTTATAGCGTACACTCGGGTTGCCCGTCTTCAAAGTGGAGTGCCAAAATTTCTAACAGTCGGGGGTTaggcaacaatttttttctaaaactagaaAGTTCAAACTTTCATTTGATACCAAAATCATGCTTTAACTAATAAGCTAAGCCACTATaccaaaatttagaaaatcaaaaaatggttGCCTAGTCAAGTGACTGACTGGGACCTATAATTCATATATCATTGTTTTCGTCTATTTGAGTACTAccttttccaataatatatgtCCTTTAATCGATCAGGTACCTTTTTCAGCGGCCGGCTCTCGGACAACTACGGCTGAGTTTATATAGTGctatatttcattcatatttaattaactgtgatgatgatgatttttttagcaagtatatatgtatgtaaGAGACATATAAAAGTACTATATAGCTATATACATATCCATTTTTTATTCCATGtgcttttaaataatatttaaacaaatttccgAAAAAATTTGGATCTTTATTCGCTCAATTTCCAATCGAAATAAAGGTGCAAAACGTAAAGAATCAGATTAATCTGAAACAATTGGGGGCAGAGATTGATTAGAGCAGTAGTAATTTGAACAATATCATCTAATACAATTTTATCCTCACCCCTTTGGGTACAAAGTAAAGTAGTAGTACTATAGTTTACTATCGAGCAAAAAGCAAGCATCTTTTGCCATTTGACaatgtttttcacaaaaatatctaaaaaattcacaaaatatctaaaaaaggGTATTTTACCATACAAAGAAGTCTAGTTGTCATCCTCTTCTTAACCAAGCATAAAGAAATTAATTCCATGTCGATATCATGTTTTAAGTTATTAAAACTTATGTTAGTTAAGATAGGTAATGTAAGAAATTCATGTTTGGCACCACATGGCTGCATTTAACCAATAGTAAGACTAATTCTTATTTGTTGCTTGAACCCAGCATAagtgaaattttcaatgaataattaagCCAAAGCGTTTAGATTATATGTTCAGTAAGCATATATATGACATAGTTACAGCTGTTTTACACATGTATTTGTAATAGAATTATGCCGGGCTTAACCAGCAATTCCATGTACTCTGGAGCAAAATTTCGCACTTCTTCAAGAAGCGCAGTAAAACTGATAATAATGaagtttaaaaacaaacaaataactttACAAGGCAAATACGTTTGCATACAGAAGCTTACGGCAAAAGCATTTACCCACCCCACGGCGGCCATTTTGAAATGGGATCAGCTTATTCTGGCCCAGTTCATATGAAAATAGAAGAGTACTTATTGAGACCTCGGTGTAAACTAAGCCTAAGAATTGTAACTTCTGATATCAATCCAatcttttcttgaaaaatagcaTATTTTTCCTACACAAATAAACATCACTATCATAAATATGTATGTTACAATTTTCGCTGGACTGGAGCCGGTATTAAGATATCATATAAAACTGCCTAGGAATGTTACATGATTTCAGTTAGTGTACCTGTCACTTGTCGTTTGTCCTTTAGTGCATGAACCATTTATATTGTTGGTGATATTTTTGATCACCACCAAAAAATCTTGAAACATCGTATTTCtatataattctaaatatctACTTATCTCACGAGAATGGTAAGTATAATTCAAACTTCActgtttgataaaaatttatttgtgcaaaagttattttactaatattttttctattttagccACGAGAATTGACAGAAATTAAAGAATTTCTTCTGACTGCAAGAAGGAAAGATGCTAAGTGTAAGTGTTCTTAAATTTAATTGATCatttttaaagtatataattgttttagctgttaaaataaagaaaaattcagaaaatacCAAATTCAAAGTGCGCTGTTCCAGGTTTCTGTATACCCTAGTAATTACAGATAAGGAAAAAGCTGAAAAATTGAAGCAGTCACTTCCTCCAGGTTAGTTATATTATACTACAATGCAAAATATAAGTTATccaattataatatattagttTTCTTCAAAGTATGAGAATTAAGTAAGAAACCAGTTTGtcttatatacaaaaaacacccaatgtttgtttctttgttagctgtttctgtttttaatttgaaaagttttggtATCAAAACTGATAAGTAGGTGATGTAGATATTATACAGAGGCATGGctttgtttatttgtttctctGTTGAGGGACATCAAATAGgggaataattttttattttgaatctgaccatgatatttttttctatcccCTACTCATCTGAAATGATATATATATCATAGTAAGTacacactatatatatatatatataatatatatagtgTGTACTTAAGTTAGAACCATATGGAACACGCTTTTATTAgtgattttaggaaaaaaagttattcttgataaaaagttctgcatggtccaaaagttaaaatgcaaccatcagatattaattttttaaagcagtatacgaggtttgttaaaaaatttaaatttattatgaaaattcaggttttatgattatttactaatcatttGTCTAAATTATTCTGGCGGGATAAAATTTAACGCAATCTAGGATGTCTACATGAAGTATGTGTCAGAGTGAGTTGTTGTTTATAACAGTACAATGAAAATGGCAAATTTACTAAATCATAAGGCAAAAATAGAACTAGAGAGgccacaaatatttttaataatagacatCAGCATAGAAACATTAGGCATTCaacagttacaaaaattttaaagaaatttaaggTTAGTGgaagtatagaaaataaatttaagaataagcACCAAAAACTGGTTGTGAATAAAGAcactgaatttgaagtgatgCTTTCGGTCATAGAAGActcaaaaatgtcattaagaaAAAGGGCCTCTGCAATCCAAACTATTTCAGTAAGTAATACagtggcaaatattttgaaaggtaataaatatacatacatacaaaccGCAATTTGTACACACGTTACTACCAAGGGATTACaatattcgttttgaattctGCGCTCTGATCCAAGGAAAGTTGGAGGAAGATCCGTTTTTTACAAgaactataatattttatgatgaggtaacattttcttcaaacggaACCTTCTCATCATAAAATTGTCGCTGGTGACAGTAATCCAAATTAGAAAATCAAGTAAGTGATTTTTTGCTCGACCTTTAGTTGCAAGAATGTATGACAATtcggttccaacaagacggtgctTCCATCCATAGTACATTGAACATTAGAGTACTcctttaaaatatgtttaatggaAAGGTGATCACAGATATAGATATTTCTTGGCCTCCTAGGTCTGCTTGTGTGATTTGGCTccccttgactttttttatggGGTTAATTAAAACAGCAGGCTCATAAGCGAAGACCATTTGATGATATAGATCATTTGGAGAGGATTATTTCTGaagaatgccaaaaaattacACCAAAAATTATAAGGAGAGTAATACAAAAGTttgacaaaagaacaattaaatatttttgttcaaaaacagtaataaataaaaaggttattatatttttaacaggtaAGAGAGATAAATTGTATCTAGCCAgaatgattagtaaataatcacaaaactgaattttcataataaatggctgtaattgcatatttgaatataacttttaattcaaaacaactttactttacaacatttttctgaattgtaaaaaataaagatattgcacaaaattcaaatttttttgacaaacctcgtatactgctttgataaattgatatctgatgtttgaattttaacttttggaccatgcagaacttttgatcaagaataactttttttatatagttccaacttaagtagacTCACTGTTTCCATTATCACTATATTCTTGCTTTAGTCATTGAtctaatatatttcttatttacaggTCTGCAAGTAAAAGAGGTCAAGTGATTAAGTATGTTTAACTAGAAAtacaaagaatttttattaaaacttgttttatttttaataattacccCAAAAACATAAGTTTCTATGTTGCAATTTGTAGACCTAATAACCTGTTCTCctttagaatattattatatagatactatttttataatttggaaATGTTTGTAATCTGGAGTAGGTTATTATTCATAAATCGTCGGCTAAGAGTGTAAACCTGCTAGCTCCATTTTTGGTCctaaatgacatttttatacaaaaagagagaaaaacaaaacacatGAACGTCTAAAATCAGCTAAATTCACTTTAATTGTTAAATAAGCAAAAAAGTGTGATTGGGAAAACAGCCAAATCCATATAATTCAAATTGCGGGGCTAACTCCATGATTGACGCCGTTTTATTTCTTCGGCGATATAACGTATCCttgctaaaaaaatattttttccatggAACAAACGTACTGATTAAAGATTTTAAAGTTGAaatctattatataaaattacaggATCAAGGAATAATAGTTTGTAGAACAATGTTTCTTCATACTCTTAACATTGGGAGATGGATGGTCTTAAATTGGAAGAGCAATGTTTTCAGTCGATGCAAAGTCCAGAATGGACATcataaaaaggtgtttatgacttaaaaaatttgtgtGAACAACAAAACGTAAAGCCTCTTTTTCGCACTATTTTCAATGAGGCATTTGATAACAAAAACTTGGGATGATTCATCCCTAAAAAAGATCAATGTGAGATGTGTGCTTTATATAAAGTTGGAAAATTACCTGAAGTAGATTACATAGAgtattaaactaaaaaaaaagaagcgAGGGCAGAAAaggataaagaaaaagaaaacacaaagcTCCAAATACATAATctgacatttttcaatttaaaaaataaagactgtgtcgatatcttttttctttcaatctattgcgtagctctggtttacttttttaacgttaaactttacactgacacttctaataagttattgttcgttgctatggtaatgcaatattttgtttatgcatagaactggtctaggctaactagatatcaatacatcacGTATTTTTAAAAGTACAGTGGAAACTCTATTAACCGGACTAACTGTTGTCGAATGTATGAAGAAAAGCGggttttggaaataaaataagtttaataataataatatttatttataaataatattgataaaaaattatgataattcattaataaatttaatttggttcaaaatagtttttcttttcattgtTGCTGTTCAGCAATATGTTGTTTAGACGaggccatctgaaagttgttcgttctgtttTCATTTACACActgaaagttgcgttttgagtgttccatgtagtgaaagtgacagttccgtactgcaataTAGTTTCGGGACGCTCTGTTTAACTTTCTTAAATGTGacctagccacttcaatgttgacagttgacagtttgaaattttttttttgtcctAGGGTTGCCAACCgcaaatttaagaaaaacagGATTTGAATCTACAAAAACCAGGACAATTCAGTTTAAAAGCAGGACGCATTAATAGAGTTGcaatagttaaataaatatctagTGAAAACAggtgaaataaaattcaagtaattaaaataataaaattttttaataaaaatataccaataaaattatacgagttgaaaaatagttattaaaatataaaataaacactttaGTTTGTAACAAAACAGTTTGAAACTTAGGTAAGATATAGACTATAACTATTAAATATTAGATACTATAACATATAGTTACAACTAAATAGTAATCTGAGTGGATAGCTAGCTCTGTATGTCTAATGCAAGATTTGAGAAGAGGCCcacgaattttaaaaattcaaaacccGGGAAGCCGCTTAAAAAGTATTCAGAACGTCCCAGGACACTACAAAAACTAGGACATGTCCTGGGAAAACAGGACGGTTGGCAACTCtattttatccgaagttttgtcttaatgaatgaatgatgatgaattAGAAAACACTgtaaatatcattaagtacattatattgttcaataaataaaatattcctataattctctattatttattttctttcctcagtgtaattgaaaaagttaaattataACATTTGAATCTATATAGTAGCACCAACGCTATCTTTTGACAAGAGATAAACACAGTTGCAGCCGAACTAGTAGACGTTGCGCACGTTCAATTCTCATTTATTGTTTGATTGtgttaattttatgaaaaaaatgtttagaaggGTTTCCATATTCGGTTGGAGAAATACGAACACTAGCAGAGTAGGAGAAGTATTTCAATCCTATGAAGTAGAGttgttatgtttattttatttggatttaGTTGGGAATGAAGATTTTGGTCTCCTTGAAGTTGTtcttaaaaacgaaaatttacaCAGTGACTTTATTATTCTACAATTACATTGAATAAAGaacaaacaa includes:
- the LOC130892563 gene encoding 60S ribosomal protein L38, whose protein sequence is MPRELTEIKEFLLTARRKDAKSVKIKKNSENTKFKVRCSRFLYTLVITDKEKAEKLKQSLPPGLQVKEVK
- the LOC130892562 gene encoding lipid droplet-associated hydrolase isoform X2; amino-acid sequence: MLQTINETYIELNSVPTKISTIGKTIGDAFEVGENLVIIIPGNPGINSFYDKFAKRIHEKLKCSVWCVGHAGHNLSQPLKTVPNYKDNTDLYGLKGQVQNKVNFFAKYIPENAKIHLIGHSIGSYMVLELLENPSLSKRINHSYLLFPTIENMANSKNGKILTNYVKYVVWLAVLLSGLFMIFPRFIQTALIHAYMRVVGIPNYNCENIRQLIKPSVLKRVFHLAYEEMDQVLERNNLSIKNNETKINLLYGKFDGWTPMSYYNNIKTDFPNINAEVTTINHAFVLKSSYEVADIVSEKITNPEKCNLA
- the LOC130892562 gene encoding lipid droplet-associated hydrolase isoform X1 — protein: MLQTINETYIELNSVPTKISTIGKTIGDAFEVGENLVIIIPGNPGINSFYDKFAKRIHEKLKCSVWCVGHAGHNLSQPLKTVPNYKDNTDLYGLKGQVQNKVDFFAKYIPENAKIHLIGHSIGSYMVLELLENPSLSKRINHSYLLFPTIENMANSKNGKILTNYVKYVVWLAVLLSGLFMIFPRFIQTALIHAYMRVVGIPNYNCENIRQLIKPSVLKRVFHLAYEEMDQVLERNNLSIKNNETKINLLYGKFDGWTPMSYYNNIKTDFPNINAEVTTINHAFVLKSSYEVADIVSEKITNPEKCNLA